GCGAGACCCTGGTCAACCAACTGCTGGATGCCGGGCACACGGTCAGCGTGCTGGCCCGGGACCCGCTGCGCGCCGCCTACCTGTTCGACGGTCGCGCCCGTTGCCTGCGCTCGCTGAGCAAGCTGGGCCACGGCGAAGCCTTCGACGTGATCATCAACCTGGCCGGTGCCCCGGTGGCCGGGCCGCGCTGGTCGGCCAAGCGCCAGGCGCAACTGCTGGCCAGCCGGGTCGGCACCACCGAAGCCCTGCTCAACTGGCTGCAACACGCCCAGCACAAGCCGGAGCTGTGGATCCAGGCTTCGGCCATCGGCTTCTATGGCGTGCGCGACGCCAGCCAGAGCCTGGATGAAAACGCCGAGCGCGGCGAAGGCTTCATGGCCGACCTGTGCGCGCGCTGGGAATCCTCCGCCGAACCGGCCACCCGCTTCGGCGTGCGCCAGGTGGTGCTGCGCCTGGGGATCGTCTTCGGTCCCGGCGGCGCCCTGAAGCCATTGCTGATGCCCTTCCATTTCGGCTTTGGCGGACGCATGGGCGATGGCCGGCAGATCATGAGCTGGGTGCACCGCGACGACGTGTTGCAGGTGATGGCCCGGGCCATGAACGACCCGTCCCTGTCCGGCACCTACAACATGGTGGCGCCGGAAGCGGTGAGCCAGGGCACCTTCGCCACTACTGTCGGCAAGGTGCTCAAGCGCCCGGTGTGGCTGCACGTGCCGGCTGCGCCGGTACGGGCCCTGGCCGGGGAGATGGCCGAGCTGTTCTTCGATGGCCAGAAGGTAGTGCCGGCGCGCCTGCTGCAGGCCGGCTACCGCTTCCGTTACCCGACCCTGGACGCCGCCCTGCGCGACCTGACCTGAGCTGAGGAATGCCCATGAGCAAGCCCCTGTTGTACCTGCTGGCGGGCAATGGCAGCGCCGCCGACTGGTGGGACGATGCCCTGCCGCACTTCCAGCGCTATCAGGTGCAGCCCCTGGAGCTGCCGGGGTTTGGCGACAACCCGCTGCCGCCCTGCCAGGACCTGGGTGAATACGCCGAGGCCCTGCTGGGCATGACCGAGCCGGGCCAGGGGATTGTCGCGGTGGGGGTCAGCGCGCTGATCGTGCTGCACGCCTTGCAGCGCCGCCCGGGGCACTTCTGCCGCAGTGTGCTGTTGTCGCCGGTGGGGGCCTTTCTCTGGCAACGGCGCTTGCCGGCGCTGATGTCGCCGCTGCCCGCGCGCTTGCTGATTCACGGTTTGCTCAGCCATAAACCGACGTGGTTTGCCGGCAAGTTCTCGCGCCAGCCGTGGAGCCAGGAGCAGTACCGGCGCATGGGCGCCGGCTATGGTCGGTGCCGGGCCTTCGTACCGCTGTGGGAG
The DNA window shown above is from Pseudomonas protegens CHA0 and carries:
- a CDS encoding TIGR01777 family oxidoreductase, whose translation is MADLPILQWAIALLLAQGVLGALDTLYHHELTVALPQRHSARKELSIHALRSCFYGVLFMGIAHLAFQGIWALVIALLFALEIGLTLWDFVVEDRSRKLPAIERIMHTVLAINAGAFFALYGLQLLEWSRLPSALNPIDLGWQGWALSLFAVGVTASGIRDGLAALRLQRQGQGANPFAGGSGKRVLVTGGTGFIGETLVNQLLDAGHTVSVLARDPLRAAYLFDGRARCLRSLSKLGHGEAFDVIINLAGAPVAGPRWSAKRQAQLLASRVGTTEALLNWLQHAQHKPELWIQASAIGFYGVRDASQSLDENAERGEGFMADLCARWESSAEPATRFGVRQVVLRLGIVFGPGGALKPLLMPFHFGFGGRMGDGRQIMSWVHRDDVLQVMARAMNDPSLSGTYNMVAPEAVSQGTFATTVGKVLKRPVWLHVPAAPVRALAGEMAELFFDGQKVVPARLLQAGYRFRYPTLDAALRDLT